A genomic region of Micromonospora sp. NBRC 110009 contains the following coding sequences:
- a CDS encoding carbohydrate ABC transporter permease produces MAQDSGTRTLISHAQLRRGRGRVVYWALLTAVVLVFTLVFLGPLYWMVTGALKSGQEIAQTPPSLYPKDPQPQNYVDAWTNLDLAKLLFNTFYYATGAVLFQLVLDTAAAYALSKLRPVFGNVILGMMLATLMIPAMVLIVPQYVTVIDLPILHLNLLDSPFAIWLPLVANAFNIFLLKRFFDSIPEDLMSAALMDGATPLRTLWSIILPMSRPILGVVSIFAVTAVWKDFLWPKLVMPSPETRTVSVGIYAFSGGTPMNVVIAASVIAAIPTVIIFLIFQRNIMSGLTTGSLKG; encoded by the coding sequence ATGGCGCAGGATTCCGGCACCCGGACGCTGATCTCCCATGCCCAGCTCAGGCGGGGGCGGGGCAGGGTCGTCTACTGGGCGTTGCTCACCGCCGTCGTGCTGGTGTTCACGCTCGTCTTCCTCGGGCCGCTCTACTGGATGGTCACCGGCGCGCTCAAGTCGGGGCAGGAGATCGCGCAGACCCCGCCGTCGCTGTACCCGAAGGACCCGCAGCCGCAGAACTACGTCGACGCGTGGACCAACCTGGACCTCGCCAAGCTGCTCTTCAACACGTTCTACTACGCGACCGGCGCGGTGCTGTTCCAGCTCGTCCTCGACACCGCCGCGGCGTATGCCTTGTCGAAGCTCCGACCGGTCTTCGGCAACGTGATCCTCGGCATGATGCTGGCGACGCTGATGATCCCGGCGATGGTCCTCATCGTCCCGCAGTACGTGACCGTGATCGACCTGCCGATCCTGCACCTCAACCTACTCGACTCGCCGTTCGCGATCTGGCTGCCCCTGGTCGCGAACGCGTTCAACATCTTCCTGCTGAAGCGGTTCTTCGACTCGATCCCGGAGGACCTGATGTCGGCGGCCCTCATGGACGGCGCGACGCCGCTACGCACGCTCTGGTCGATCATCCTGCCGATGTCGCGCCCCATCCTCGGCGTGGTCTCGATCTTCGCCGTGACCGCGGTCTGGAAGGACTTCCTCTGGCCGAAGCTGGTCATGCCCTCGCCCGAGACCCGGACGGTCAGCGTCGGAATCTACGCCTTCTCCGGTGGCACGCCGATGAACGTGGTGATCGCCGCCTCGGTGATCGCCGCGATCCCGACCGTCATCATCTTCCTGATCTTCCAGCGGAACATCATGTCCGGCCTGACCACGGGCAGCCTCAAGGGATAG
- a CDS encoding glycoside hydrolase family 13 protein: MSTGDSGPWWRGAVIYQVYPRSFADGNGDGIGDIAGVRSRLNHLSALGVDAIWFSPWYPSPMADAGYDVADYRDIDPVFGTLAEAEALIAEAHALGIRTIVDVVPNHCSDAHPWFRAALAGGPDAPERELFWFRPGRGPDGDQRPTDWVGEFGGPTWTRTTNPDGTPGDWYLHLFAPEQPDLNWDHPRVRAEFEDILRFWFDRGVDGIRIDSAGLLVKDGTLPETRPGQPHPFRDLDGVHEIYRDWRRVADEYPGDRALIGEVWLPDRQRFANYLRPDELHAAFNFDFLGCAWDATALRESIDGTLSAHAPVGAPATWVLSNHDVTRHVTRYGRADTTFSFAAKREGISTDLELGARRARAAALLSLALPGAAYVYQGEELGLWEVEDIPHELRQDPMWERSGRVDPGRDGCRVPLPWTGDAPPFGFSPDAAAATPWLPQPADWKDRTVRAQTGDPHSMLELYRAAIALRRSEPALGDGTLTWLPAPDRVLAFRREPGFACLVNLSDAAVPLPEHDRLLLASAPVDDLLPPDTAVWLRTR, encoded by the coding sequence GTGTCCACAGGAGACAGCGGTCCGTGGTGGCGTGGCGCGGTGATCTACCAGGTGTACCCGCGGAGCTTCGCCGACGGCAACGGCGACGGCATCGGCGACATCGCCGGCGTCCGGTCCCGGCTGAACCACCTCTCCGCACTCGGCGTCGACGCGATCTGGTTCAGCCCCTGGTACCCGTCCCCGATGGCCGACGCCGGCTACGACGTGGCCGACTACCGCGACATCGACCCGGTCTTCGGCACCCTGGCCGAGGCGGAGGCGCTGATCGCGGAGGCACACGCCCTCGGCATCCGGACCATCGTCGACGTGGTGCCGAACCACTGCTCCGACGCGCACCCCTGGTTCCGGGCGGCGCTCGCCGGCGGCCCGGACGCGCCCGAGCGGGAGCTCTTCTGGTTCCGCCCCGGCCGCGGCCCCGACGGCGACCAGCGGCCCACCGACTGGGTCGGCGAGTTCGGCGGCCCGACCTGGACCCGGACCACCAACCCGGACGGCACCCCCGGCGACTGGTACCTGCACCTGTTCGCCCCCGAGCAGCCGGACCTCAACTGGGACCACCCACGGGTGCGGGCCGAGTTCGAGGACATCCTGCGGTTCTGGTTCGACCGGGGAGTGGACGGCATCCGGATCGACTCGGCCGGGCTGCTGGTCAAGGACGGGACGCTGCCGGAGACCCGGCCGGGCCAGCCGCACCCGTTCCGCGACCTCGACGGGGTGCACGAGATCTACCGCGACTGGCGGCGGGTCGCCGACGAGTACCCCGGCGACCGGGCCCTGATCGGTGAGGTGTGGCTGCCGGACCGGCAGCGGTTCGCCAACTACCTGCGCCCGGACGAGCTGCACGCGGCGTTCAACTTCGACTTCCTCGGCTGCGCCTGGGACGCCACCGCGCTGCGCGAGAGCATCGACGGGACGCTCAGCGCGCACGCGCCGGTCGGCGCGCCGGCCACCTGGGTGCTCTCCAACCACGACGTCACCCGGCACGTCACCCGCTACGGCCGGGCGGACACCACGTTCAGCTTCGCCGCGAAGCGCGAGGGGATCTCCACGGACCTGGAGCTGGGCGCCCGTCGGGCCCGGGCCGCGGCGCTGCTCTCCCTCGCGCTGCCCGGCGCGGCATACGTCTACCAGGGTGAGGAGCTGGGCCTCTGGGAGGTCGAGGACATCCCGCACGAACTGCGCCAGGACCCGATGTGGGAACGCTCGGGACGGGTCGACCCCGGCCGGGACGGCTGCCGGGTGCCGCTGCCCTGGACCGGGGACGCGCCGCCGTTCGGGTTCAGCCCGGACGCGGCGGCGGCCACGCCCTGGCTGCCCCAGCCGGCCGACTGGAAGGACCGCACGGTCCGGGCGCAGACCGGTGACCCGCACTCGATGCTGGAGCTCTACCGGGCGGCCATCGCGCTGCGCCGGAGCGAGCCGGCTCTCGGTGACGGCACCCTGACCTGGCTGCCGGCCCCTGACCGGGTGCTCGCCTTCCGCCGCGAGCCCGGCTTCGCCTGCCTGGTCAACCTCTCCGACGCGGCGGTGCCGCTGCCCGAGCACGACCGGCTGCTGCTGGCCAGCGCGCCCGTCGACGACCTGCTTCCGCCGGACACCGCCGTCTGGCTGCGTACCCGCTGA